TCGCTCGCCGCCCGCTGCTGGCGCAGGTCCGGCCGCTCCGCCTCTCCCGACAGGTCGAAGCCTTCGCGCCCGAGCAGCCGGATCGCCTCGTCGTAGAGGCTCGGCCGCGCGAGGATGCCCTCCAGCACCGCCGTCGTCGCCGCGTCGTGGCCATGCGGCTTCAGCATGGCGAGGTTGCGGTTGCCGGCCAGGAACTCGATCGCCCGGTACTGCCAGGACTGGAAGCCCGACGACTGGCCGAGCGCCGAGCGGAAGCGCGTGTACTCGCTGGGCGTCATGGTGCGCAGCACGTCCCAGGCCCCGTTCAGCTGCTCGAAGATGCGCGCCACCCGGCTCAGCATCTTGAAGGCGGGGCGCAGGTCGTCGCGCGCGATGGCCGCCATCGCCGCCGTGAGCTCGTGGATCGCGAGCTTCATCCACAGTTCCGACGTCTGGTGCTGGACGATGAACAGCATCTCGTCGGGCGAGGAGGACAGCGGCGCCTGGGCGGCGAGGATGCCGTCGAGCTTCAGATAGTCCGAATAGGACATCCGCCGGGCGAAATCGGTGACGGCACCTTCCGTCGAGGGATCGTGCGGCGTGCTCATGTCACCTTGGCCCGCTGCTTGAATTCCGGACGGTCCCACAGCCGCTCGCCCATCACGCGCTCCAGCGTCGCGGCGGCGCGAAGCACGTCGTCGAGCCCGACATAGAGCGGCGTGAAGCCGAAGCGCATGATGTCGGGCGCGCGGAAGTCGCCGACCACGCCATTGGCGATCGCCGCCTGCATCGCGGCATACCCCTCGGAAAACGCGAAGGACACCTGGCTGCCGCGCCGTTCCGGATCGCGCGGCGAGGCCAGCGCGAGTTGCGGACAGCGCGCCTCCACCTCGGCGATGAAGGTCTCCGACAGCTCGATCGACCGCGCCCGCAGATCCGCCATCGACACCCCGTCCCACACCTCGAGCGCGGCGTCGAGCGAGGCCATCGACAGGATCGGCGGCGTACCGACCCGCATCCGGTTGACGCCTTCGGCAGGCGCATAGCCGAGATCGAAGGCGAAGGGCGCGGCATGGCCCATCCAGCCGGCGAGCGCCGGCGAGACACGGTCGCCGAGCCCGGGCCGCACATAGATGAAGGCCGGCGCGCCGGGGCCGCCATTCAGGTACTTGTAGCCGCAGCCGATGGCGAAGTCCGCGCCTGCGCCCTGGAGGTCGACCGGCAGGGCCCCGGCCGAATGGGCGAGGTCCCAGACCGTTACCGCGCCGGCGGCCTGCGCCTTCGCCGTCAGCGCCGCCATGTCGTGCAGCCGTCCCGTGCGATAGTCGACCTGGGTCAGCATCAGCACTGCGACCGTCTCGTCGATCGCGTGCTCGACCGCCTCGGGCGCGACGATCTTCAGGTCGTGCCCGCGTCCCAGCGCGGCGAGTGCCTGCTGCGCGACGTAGAGATCGGTCGGGAAATTGCCGCTGTCCGACAGCACGACCTTGCGCTCGCCCGAGAGCGAAAGAGCCGCCGTCAAGGCCTTGAAGAGATTCACCGAGGTGGAGTCGCCCGCCACCACCGATCCCGCCGGCGCGCCGACCAGCCGGCCGATCTTGTCGCCGACGACCTGCGGCAGGTCCATCCAGCCGGCCTCGTTCCAGCCGCGGATCAAAAGCGTCCCCCAGGACTGCGACACCTCCCGCGCCACCCGCTCGCGCGACGCGCGGGGCAGGGGGCCGAGCGAGTTGCCGTCGAGATAGACGACGCCCTCGGGCAGGTCGAACAGCGCGCGGGTCGCGTCGAAATCGGTCATTGCGTGGACTCCCGCAGCCTGAACCGCTGGATCTTGCCGGTCTGGGTCTTCGGCAGCGTGTCGGTGAAGATCACCGAGCGCGGATACTTGAACGGGGCGATGGTGGCCTTGACGTGGTCCTGCAGCCGCTTGATCGTGGTGTCGTCGGCCGCGCAGCCGGCGACCAGCACCACATGGGCCTGCACGATCTGGCCGCGCGCCTCGTCGGCGACGCCGATGACGGCGCATTCGAGCACGTCGGGATGAGCGAGCAGCGCCGCCTCCACTTCGGGTCCGGCGATGTTGTAGCCGGCCGAGACGATCAGGTCGTCGGCCCGCGCGGCGAAGTGGAATCGCCCGTCCTCGTCCTGGTAGAAGGCGTCGCCGGTGATGTTCCAGCCCGCCTTGACGTATTCGCCCTGCCGATCGTCGGCGAGGTAGCGGCAGCCGGTCGGGCCGCGCACGGCGAGCTTGCCGACGGTGCCGCGCGGCACCTCGTTCATCGCCTCGTCGACGATCCTTGCCTCGTAGCCCGTCACCGGCCGGCCCGTGGTGGCAGCGTGCCGGTCGTCGAGCCGGTTGGAGATGAAGATGTGCAGCATCTCGGTCGCGCCGATGCCGTCGAGGATCGGCTTGCCGGTCTTCCGCGTCCAGTCCTCGAACACCGGCCCCGGCAGCGTCTCGCCGGCCGATACCGCGATCCGGAGCGACGACAGGTCGGCGCCCTCGTCCATG
The nucleotide sequence above comes from Aquibium microcysteis. Encoded proteins:
- the kynA gene encoding tryptophan 2,3-dioxygenase translates to MSTPHDPSTEGAVTDFARRMSYSDYLKLDGILAAQAPLSSSPDEMLFIVQHQTSELWMKLAIHELTAAMAAIARDDLRPAFKMLSRVARIFEQLNGAWDVLRTMTPSEYTRFRSALGQSSGFQSWQYRAIEFLAGNRNLAMLKPHGHDAATTAVLEGILARPSLYDEAIRLLGREGFDLSGEAERPDLRQQRAASDVVMGAWKAVYQDPERHWALYELAEKLVDFEDYFRRWRFNHVTTVERIIGLKRGTGGTGGVSYLRRMLEVELFPELWKVRTEL
- the kynU gene encoding kynureninase, giving the protein MTDFDATRALFDLPEGVVYLDGNSLGPLPRASRERVAREVSQSWGTLLIRGWNEAGWMDLPQVVGDKIGRLVGAPAGSVVAGDSTSVNLFKALTAALSLSGERKVVLSDSGNFPTDLYVAQQALAALGRGHDLKIVAPEAVEHAIDETVAVLMLTQVDYRTGRLHDMAALTAKAQAAGAVTVWDLAHSAGALPVDLQGAGADFAIGCGYKYLNGGPGAPAFIYVRPGLGDRVSPALAGWMGHAAPFAFDLGYAPAEGVNRMRVGTPPILSMASLDAALEVWDGVSMADLRARSIELSETFIAEVEARCPQLALASPRDPERRGSQVSFAFSEGYAAMQAAIANGVVGDFRAPDIMRFGFTPLYVGLDDVLRAAATLERVMGERLWDRPEFKQRAKVT